Below is a genomic region from Plectropomus leopardus isolate mb unplaced genomic scaffold, YSFRI_Pleo_2.0 unplaced_scaffold28133, whole genome shotgun sequence.
TCCTGAAGAGAAACTCTGCTTTGCTAAAACACAAGTACAATCAGAAACATTTGTTGGGGTTTTTGGGAGTTTCTTGTCCACATCTCCACAATTCACTTGTTTTCCATTATCAGACAGGACGAGAGCAGGATTTGCTGTATCAGGATCAAGAGTCACATCCACTGCATACTGCTGGACCCTCTTCAGCTCAGACTCAAGCAGTTTCTTCATCTCTTTACCAAAAGTCTCCTCCAGCTGAGACACAGCTCTCACCACAGTCCCCTCATATGATGGTGGATGGATGCTGACCTGTGTCCAGTCCTTGGTGGGTGGAGCAGCTTTCAGGGACTGGACACTCTGGAGAAGATGGAGGTGGTCTTCAGAGCGTGAGAGCTGCTCCACCTCAGAGCTTCTCTTCTTCAGCTCAGAGATTTCCTGTTCCAGCTCTTTGATGAAAACCTCGgcctgtttttctgttgatttctgCTTCTCTTTGATCGTGTTGATGAGCTCGTTCAGTTTTCTCTCAACAGACTCCATCAGAGCCGTGAAGACCTGAACACCTTCTGCGATCTCTCTGTCTGCGTCTTTCTCACTGAGGTCGACTGAGCGTTTGATCTCCTGAAT
It encodes:
- the LOC121937996 gene encoding E3 ubiquitin-protein ligase TRIM21-like, whose translation is MMRRRRLKIQEIKRSVDLSEKDADREIAEGVQVFTALMESVERKLNELINTIKEKQKSTEKQAEVFIKELEQEISELKKRSSEVEQLSRSEDHLHLLQSVQSLKAAPPTKDWTQVSIHPPSYEGTVVRAVSQLEETFGKEMKKLLESELKRVQQYAVDVTLDPDTANPALVLSDNGKQVNCGDVDKKLPKTPTNVSDCTCVLAKQSFSSGKFYFEVQVKEKTKWSLGVARESINRKENVTLSPQNGFWTVGLKHGNKYEARTRHPVRLSLKCQPQKVGVFVDYEEGLVSFYDVDAAALIYSFTGCSFTEKLFPFFSPSFNYGGTNSAPLIITPVRVN